The following are encoded in a window of Rubellicoccus peritrichatus genomic DNA:
- a CDS encoding DUF5076 domain-containing protein codes for MKKELIIPPASEDAKEAIEVLRAWVIDKELHCSIAPEIWKDDPGCWGIVLADVANHISDALEQSEKLNKEQVLSSIRDMFNRELQSPTDTPSGDYVD; via the coding sequence ATGAAGAAAGAATTGATTATCCCTCCAGCGAGCGAAGATGCGAAAGAAGCCATTGAAGTCCTAAGAGCTTGGGTAATTGATAAGGAATTACATTGTTCTATAGCACCTGAGATATGGAAGGATGACCCAGGTTGCTGGGGAATCGTTCTCGCTGACGTGGCTAACCATATTTCGGATGCGCTTGAGCAGTCTGAAAAACTTAATAAAGAGCAAGTCTTGTCTAGTATTCGAGACATGTTTAATCGTGAGCTACAGAGTCCTACGGATACACCCAGCGGAGACTATGTTGACTAA